A stretch of DNA from Campylobacter gracilis:
GCACCGGCGCCTCCTGTTAGTGCGCCTATTGTGGCACCTGCCGCAGGTCCGTATGCGCCGACGGTTACAGCCGCCAGCACAAAGGTTATTGCTATTATGCCGATATTAATTATAGGCCCCCATTTGCCAAATTTGCCTTTGGATTTCCTATCATATACCAATTTATACATTTGGCTCCACTTTTTGACCCATTTTCTAGAGCCCATTACGGGAGAATTACTATCCGCATAAAAAAGAGGATATGCGGTGCAACCAAGACGCATTTTGGATGGTCTCCCTCCATGTTCCCCCTCTTGATGATTGGGATCGGGAAACCACATATAGTAAAAATAGCAAATTCCCTCGTCGAGGTCTATAAACTCGCCGCCCATATTTTTTGTTTCATCGTAAAATTCCTTTACGATTTGATAATTGGTAATACCGCAGAGCGCTATTATTTTTTCAATCGGACGATTCCGATTTAAAGAAAAAAAACGATAAATTTCATATTGATTCCATCGCCCGCTATATTTGCAGGCAATCCTGAAGTTGCTAAATTTTGTTTTCTTGATCCAAAAATAATCTGTTATCTGTCCGTCGCTAGGTCCGGAGTAGGGTGCGGTTGGCTTTTGCCCCGCAAAAAATTGAGATAGACCCAAATTATCGTTTCCGTCGTAAGCGTAGGGCTGAAGTCCGCCCGTATACAAGTGATAGCCACCTACATAATAGCGTCTATCAAACTCGTGGGGAACAAGATCTCTGCAGTAATATACCCGCTCCCATTTTTGCGTATCTATAAATATCTGCTGCGGTGCGCGCCCTTTTCGGACGAGCTGTTTGTGCAGATACTCACAAATTTTATTATACGCGACCGCCGAGTAGATCATTCCATTGGTAGCATCGGCTACTACATCGCCCGAGGGGTTACGATAAAAAGCCGCGGCCTCGCTACGCATTACGGAGTAATCCTATCGATTGCATTAAACATTTTAGTTGTCATCTCTGTAGGCGGATTTAGTCCTCCAACAGAGTAGCCAAATACGCTATCCTTTAGCAAGCTTGCCTCTTGAATTCTTAGCTTGTCGTCGTAGCTCTTGATCTCTCTATCTATCGCCTGACCTCGCTTTTTTTCGCTATTGGTCTGTTCTTTGATTAGAGCTGTGCGCGCCTCGTTAAATGCCGCCTCTCGATCTGCCAAATTTAGCTTTTTTTCCATCAGATCGAGCTCGCGCTCTTTGAGTTTGACATCGGCATCGGCTATTTTTACTTGAGCTTCGAGCTGCTGTTTTCGTAGCGGTAGCTCCTCGCTTTCGCTTAGAAGCCTTAGGGCAATATCTTGTGAGCTCGTCGTTACGCTCTGCGTCATCGACACTAGGGTGCTGCAAAGCATCTCAAATTTCTTATCGTTTGCTAATCCGTATTTTTCAAAATACTCGTCAATTTTCGTCGTAAATTTATTATACGGCGTATCCTCTGCCATAGTGTCGCCGAGCACGCGTTTGTAAAGCTCGCTATACGCTTCCTTGTAATCAGCCATTTTTCAGTCCTTTAATGTAGCCCTCAACCCTTTTTGGAGTTTGGCGATACAGCAGGCTTGCGCGCAGGTTTCTTGCCGCCTGAGCGTAGTCTCCAGCTTCGATGCAGCCTAGAGTATGACGGAAGCCCAAGAGCCCCGCAAGCCCTAGCTGGTATGCCATTTCGATTAGGGTATCTTGCACGTTTTGCGGCTTTCCCGAAAGCCACGGTAAACACTGAAAAACCCGTTTTTTGAGCTTAGAAACCTTCAGATTTAGGATTTTTTCCGCTACTTCGCGGCTCATCGGCTCGATCTTGCCGCCGTTGAGCTTGATTTCGTCGAGGCT
This window harbors:
- a CDS encoding glycoside hydrolase family protein, with the protein product MSLIENIKTHEGFRDYIYKDSLGKATIGYGFLVAALSLDEIKLNGGKIEPMSREVAEKILNLKVSKLKKRVFQCLPWLSGKPQNVQDTLIEMAYQLGLAGLLGFRHTLGCIEAGDYAQAARNLRASLLYRQTPKRVEGYIKGLKNG